ctctaaAACCCCAACATACAATCTGATATCTTCGTTTAACCCCTCTttgaatcttttacacataatggCCTCCGTAGGTACACATTCTTGGGCATATTTGCTGAGCCTAACAAACTCCCTTTCATATTCTGCCACAGACATTCGGCCCTGcttcaactcaagaaactcCTTACGTTTCTGATTAATAAACCGCTggcttatatatttctttctgaattccTCCTGGAAGAAGTCCCAGgtaactctttcttttggaaccaccgATATTAATGTTTTTCACCAACGGTATGCTGAATCCTTCAGTAAAGACAcagcacatttcaaacattcctcATACAAGATAGTTCATTAAATACCCGAATAGagttttcaagccaaaactctgCTTTTtctggatcatcatcaacattagcCCTGAAATCTTCAGCCCCATGTTTTCAGATTTTGTCAATGGGAGGTTTACTTGATCTTACCAAATCAACACTTTGTGGAGCTACGGGgaccggttgaggaataggaAGGGGTGGAGGAGGTTGAACATTCGGATTTGCACGAACAAAGTCTGTATACCAATTACTCATCATTTGAAGAAAGGCTTCCCGAATCTCATCCTGACTATGCGTCTCATGTCTACTTTCTTCATGCGCGGCTCCCGCATACTTTCTTCATGCGCGGTCCCTTATGCGGGAGCCGGTGCgttactctcaacatcatctgCTACACTTCGGtcaggatccatttactatataaaacaaaattttaaattgtcagaaatcatcacactatcacaatatatttatggcatgtatagattgACTTTCACGCATATTTTATTAGTCCGAGAACcggctaaaccgtagctctgataccactaaaatgtaacaccacTTACCTGTGTCCCTTACcgaaacagagtatgaggtattactagaactcaaacacttatatttttttttaaatttcggcagtatttctgcttatttttacataaaatccCCAGCAAATTTCCAaagacaatttcaaacaacttcaatatttccaaccaatttcagttatatgttcagacataatttatccattaataaacaccaacatattaaaccgaacaatactatatatatacatatttataccacattacataaagtcatctatacatgccatgtttcaaCAGTGTTGATtgccaaaatacccaaaagttgatgatagtgtgggtGATGTTCTGACTTCGTCCAGTTTTCGGGCTGATCcatgtcactataatcaagggaaaataaagaagagtaagcatatagcttagtaagtaagcACATgacgaataaataaatttctcacatgattacaaagtaacataattttaaccacacaaaaatttcattgtttgctcaACTTCCAGCAAGCTATTTTTTTCTGCGTCACAGtcaccaatttatttttatctggagctacagggctccaaattaagtttcgtaaattttccccaaaactagactcatataaatttcttccatcaaatttttagaatttttggcttagccaattagtacagtttattctataaatattCCCTTATTTCACTATCTGATAGTTCTAACctctctttactaaaatttacttatctccctgtaaaaaattcaaataatgttCTAGTTTCTTTCtcctaaaaatagactcattaacgaattcaaacatgtaaatatcaagacataattatttttgtacaatttttggtgatttttcaaagttggaataggggatttcgaaatcaatccaaccctgtttcaataaaatttaaatgtccccaaatatacaacttCTTTGCTTGGTCTGTtcctttcatatgaaaatagactcattcggcttcaatttcatatattattcagcctctaattcattttccaccatttatggtgatttttcaaagtttcccaACTATTGTTATACAAaacagttttatatttaaatttgctcTTTTAAAGTTTTGGTATTTCCTTTCACCTTACACATGGtttgattaagtatcaaacccaatattcctcatATAACCTTGTTcaccatatataaatattcacctttccaattttcccgttgaacactcggaatgttatccgttatcggtggattcagcacttagcaaccaccaatgattcggggaatcagcacttagcaaccccttttcacattcaaaaatacagtggaatcagcacttagcaaccaccaatgaatcggggaatcaacacttagcaacccttttcacatttaagatacggtgggatcagcacttaacaaccaccaatgattcggggaatcaacacttagcaaccccttgggggaatcagcacttagcaacccccttcacatttaaaatacggtggaatcaacacttagcaaccaccaatgaattggggaatcagcacttagcaaccccttgggggaatcagcatttagcaaccccctttatattcaatgtactccggcctattccgagtgttcaactaaaaaccgtgtttttcaacactttaccacatttcccaacttaaccacatttttaagATCTTcgtcaattaattattttatgttcaattaaatctcaaaaaatattaaataatatcaaaacaatgcattaattcacatgtttacttacctcggtgcaaaatatcgtaattttgcaatttactccactatcttctcttttccccgtttgaagtagtcttctcgtctttattaatctataatagcaaatttaactcatttaatgttcacatttattaaaatagtcctccacccaacttttttgaaaaatacaattttgcccccaaacttttgcatagttacacttttgtccctaagctctgaaattaaacttcatctcttattcttatgttttatgacatgctgaacatttttctcttctatggcaacatcaaattctcactctaacacacacttttgaacattaattatttttaccgattttgtCAATTTACCCGCTTTcatttaaaatcgcttagcaaaagttgtttaacataatttctagcttcatattctaccataaaatagaaaaataaacacatttcacctatgggtatttttccaaatatgaaccctaacatgaattattgataaaataagctaaaccgagctacgaggatttcaaaaatgcgaagaacattaaaaacggagctaggatgcacttactatgagcttgagaaagtgaagaaaccctagctatggtgtccttctaaatttggcagcaagctatggagaagatgatgattttttccatctttttcccttttttattctttttatt
This sequence is a window from Gossypium raimondii isolate GPD5lz chromosome 5, ASM2569854v1, whole genome shotgun sequence. Protein-coding genes within it:
- the LOC105767089 gene encoding uncharacterized protein LOC105767089; the encoded protein is MDPDRSVADDVENFVRANPNVQPPPPLPIPQPVPVAPQSVDLEEFRKKYISQRFINQKRKEFLELKQGRMSVAEYEREFVRLSKYAQECVPTEAIMCKRFKEGLNEDIRLYVGVLELKEFVVLVDRACKAEELSKEKTRAEIEARDVRKRSTSRTFQSQPKKLKGMDPRSTGSAGYLRRDRGKSYPGVKTQATSMASMGNVGNNRPECQ